One genomic segment of Theobroma cacao cultivar B97-61/B2 chromosome 6, Criollo_cocoa_genome_V2, whole genome shotgun sequence includes these proteins:
- the LOC18596370 gene encoding multiple RNA-binding domain-containing protein 1: MSRICVKNLPKHVAEDRLREFFSQKGEITDTKLMRTKDGKSRQFAFIGYRTEQEAEEAIKYFNKSYLDTSRIICEIARKVGDPNTPRPWSRYSSKKQENVTETGKTTAGGKSLSIIDSKGGKKVLESSEKDDPQLQEFLQVMQPRVKSKMWANDIVIDTPANQKSKVTKKKAISEKESRQTSASVDAETDETSIALDDDDETKASDTLARDEVISDMDYFKSRVKKDWSDSESEENDDGDDSDQKGKHNSLSEDVIQDQIQQGSSKDADDEIIDPDNPSSVLKDDRDEVLQSGRLFVRNLPYTATEDELTEFFNKFGDVSQVHLVIDKDTKRSKGIAYVLYKVPECSVRALEELDKSSFQGRLLHVMAAKLKKPTGKQETDASQGSKTFKQKREEERKASEASGDTRAWNSLFMRPDTVVENIARKYGVSKSELLDREADDLAVRIALGETQVITETKKALANAGVNISSLEEVAAGKADGMKRSNHILLVKNLPYGSSDDELAKMFGKFGSLDKIILPPTKTLALVIFLEPAEARAAFKGLAYKRYKDAPLYLEWAPDNVLNKSSTSEGDKKNNAAVGEHDVKRAILEQHVEGISDADIDPDRIESRSLFVKNLNFKTSEESLRNHFTEHVKEGRIQSVRIKRHLKNGKQVSMGYGFIELDSVETATNVCRDLQGTILDGHALILQLCHAKKEEQAVKNVEKDKSSTKLLVRNVAFEATEKDLRQLFSPFGQIKSLRLPMKFGNHRGFGFVEFVTKQEAQNALQALSSTHLYGRHLVIERAKEGESLEELRARTAAQFTDEQNGFQNPTRLSKKRKNMEFLDGDRKKLERIAD; the protein is encoded by the exons CGACACCAAGCTTATGCGCACCAA AGATGGAAAGAGTAGACAATTTGCATTTATCGGGTACCGTACGGAACAAGAAGCTGAGGAAGCTATCAAATACTTTAACAAGTCTTATCTTGATACTTCTAGAATCATATGCGAG ATTGCCCGTAAAGTTGGGGACCCCAACACTCCCCGTCCATGGAGTCGGTATTCATCGAAGAAACAGGAGAATGTGACTGAAACTGGAAAAACAACAGCTGGTGGTAAAAGTTTGAGCATAATTGATTCTAAAGGAGGGAAAAAGGTTCTTGAAAGCAGTGAGAAGGATGACCCACAACTTCAAGAGTTTCTTCAGGTTATGCAGCCAAGGGTTAAGTCAAAAATGTGGGCAAATGACATTGTAATTGATACTCCAGCAAATCAGAAAAGCAAAGTTACCAAGAAAAAAGCTATATCTGAGAAAGAAAGCAGACAGACGTCAGCTTCAGTGGATGCTGAGACAGATGAAACCAGCATTGCAttggatgatgatgatgaaaccAAAGCATCGGACACTCTTGCTCGTGATGAGGTTATTTCTGATATGGATTACTTCAAGAGTAGAGTGAAGAAAGATTGGTCAGATTCAGAAAGTGAGGAAAATGATGATGGTGATGATAGTGATCAAAAGGGAAAACACAATTCCCTCTCTGAGGATGTTATCCAGGATCAGATTCAACAGGGTTCTTCCAAAGATGCTGATGATGAAATTATTGATCCAGATAATCCCTCTTCAGTCTTGAAAGATGATAGAGATGAAGTCCTTCAAAGTGGTCGGCTTTTTGTCCGTAACCTGCCATATACAGCAAC TGAAGATGAGTTGACAGAATTCTTTAACAAATTTGGTGATGTCTCACAAGTCCATCTTGTCATTGATAAAGATACAAAACGTTCCAAGGGGATTGCCTATGTTCTTTACAAGGTTCCAGAATGTTCTGTgag GGCTTTAGAAGAATTGGACAAATCAAGTTTTCAGGGCAGATTATTGCATGTTATGGCAGCAAAACTAAAAAAACCCACAGGCAAACAAGA GACTGACGCAAGCCAAGGTTCAAAAACCTTCAAGCAAAAGAGGGAGGAAGAAAGGAAGGCATCTGAAGCTAGCGGGGACACAAGAGCATGGAATAGTCTATTCATGCGCCCTGATACG GTTGTTGAAAACATTGCTAGGAAATATGGTGTGAGTAAGAGTGAGTTACTTGATCGAGAAGCTGATGATCTAGCTGTGCGTATCGCTTTGGGGGAAACTCAAGTGATTACAGAGACAAAAAAAGCCCTTGCAAATGCTGGTGTAAATATCTCTTCTTTGGAAGAAGTCGCTGCTGGTAAAGCCGATGGCATGAAAAGGAGCAATCATATTCTGTTGGTCAAGAACTTGCCATATGGTTCATCAGATGATGAACTAGCTAAGATGTTTGGAAAATTTGGGAGTTTAGACAAGATCATTCTTCCTCCAACAAAAACATTGGCCCTG GTTATTTTCCTTGAACCAGCTGAAGCCCGTGCAGCATTTAAGGGTTTAGCATACAAACGTTATAA GGATGCTCCTTTATACTTGGAGTGGGCTCCTGACAATGTTCTTAACAAGAGTTCAACTTCCGAGGGTGACAAAAAGAATAATGCAGCTGTTGGCGAGCATGATGTCAAGAGGGCAATTCTGGAGCAACATGTGGAAGGAATTTCAGATGCAGATATTGATCCGGATAGAATTGAG TCACGATCTCTATTTGTCAAGAACCTTAATTTCAAGACTTCTGAAGAAAGCTTGAGGAATCATTTCACTGAACATGTGAAGGAAGGAAGAATACAGAGTGTCAGG ATAAAAAGGCACTTGAAGAATGGCAAGCAAGTCTCAATGGGTTATGGTTTTATCGAGTTAGATTCGGTGGAGACAGCAACCAATGTTTGTAGAGACTTACAG GGAACTATTTTGGATGGGCATGCTCTTATCTTGCAACTTTGTCATgccaaaaaagaagaacaagcaGTGAAAAATGTTGAGAAGGATAAAAGTTCAACAAAGTTGCTTGTAAGAAACGTAGCTTTCGAAGCAACAGAAAAAGATCTGAGACAGTTATTTAGCCCATTTGGCCag ATCAAGAGCTTAAGGTTACCAATGAAGTTTGGAAACCATAGAGGTTTTGGGTTTGTGGAGTTTGTTACGAAGCAAGAGGCTCAAAATGCACTTCAAGCGCTTTCAAGCACCCATCTTTACGGTCGTCATCTG GTGATTGAAAGAGCAAAAGAAGGTGAGAGTTTAGAAGAGTTAAGGGCCCGAACAGCTGCTCAGTTCACTGATGAACAAAACGGGTTTCAAAACCCAACTAGGTTATCCAAGAAGAGGAAGAACATGGAATTCTTGGATGGTGACAGAAAGAAGCTTGAAAGGATCGCAGACTAG
- the LOC18596371 gene encoding transcription factor JUNGBRUNNEN 1 — protein MEVEKMISSGNNEDDEDVLLPGFRFHPTDEELVGFYLKRKVEKKLFSIDLIKHVDIYKYDPWDLPKVSKLSTVTEKELYFFCRRGRKYRNSIRPNRVTSSGFWKATGIDKPIYSVGEFHGCIGLKKSLVYYRGSAGKGTKTDWMMHEFRLPVGQNPSLSNTKKDNLPEAEVWTLCRIFKRDVSYRKYALDWQNNKNPSKQNTTASGSRTCSIESDNSVEVKSFGVLDEKEIERKLANDHLLGRTQFFAGTTQVPSYLSFSNPNGGEFFGQQNWDELRPVVDYTLGTSLLYSDW, from the exons ATGGAGGTGGAGAAGATGATTTCCTCAGGTAACaatgaagatgatgaagatgTTTTGCTTCCTGGTTTTCGATTTCATCCTACTGATGAAGAGCTTGTGGGGTTTTATCTTAAAAGGAAGGTGGAGAAGAAACTCTTTAGTATCGACTTAATCAAACACGTTGACATCTACAAATATGACCCTTGGGATCTTCCAA AAGTTAGCAAACTTAGCACTGTTACAGAGAAGGAATTGTACTTCTTTTGTAGAAGAGGTAGAAAATACAGGAATAGCATAAGGCCAAATAGGGTTACAAGCTCAGGATTCTGGAAAGCTACTGGTATCGACAAGCCAATATATTCTGTTGGAGAATTTCATGGTTGCATAGGCCTAAAGAAATCGCTAGTCTATTACCGGGGAAGTGCAGGGAAAGGCACCAAAACCGATTGGATGATGCATGAGTTTCGCCTTCCAGTCGGTCAAAATCCCAGTCTCTCCAACACTAAGAAAGACAACTTGCCAGAAGCT GAAGTTTGGACACTATGCAGAATTTTTAAGCGTGATGTTTCCTACAGAAAATATGCATTGGATTGGCAAAATAACAAGAATCCTTCCAAACAAAATACAACTGCTTCCGGCTCCAGAACATGCAGCATAGAGTCAGACAATAGCGTCGAGGTGAAGAGTTTCGGAGTTTTAGATGAGAAGGAGATTGAAAGGAAGCTTGCCAATGACCATCTGCTTGGAAGGACCCAGTTCTTTGCAGGAACAACTCAAGTTCCGTCATATTTAAGCTTTTCGAACCCAAACGGAGGTGAGTTCTTCGGACAACAGAACTGGGATGAGCTTAGGCCAGTGGTTGACTATACCTTGGGTACGTCACTGCTGTACAGTGATTGGTAG
- the LOC18596372 gene encoding haloacid dehalogenase-like hydrolase domain-containing protein At3g48420 isoform X1, whose translation METASCSILYTLRFSANTMTASMNNNKLYYETSLPRNRLCLLPSFPSAFPRNFNFRGKNLQLNGFAAFSSPSSAQNQNPSQELAVLLEVDGVLMDAYRLGNRQAFNLAFQKLGLDCANWTEPVYSDLLRRSADNEERMLMLYFNRIGWPTSLPTSEKEAFVKSVLREKKIALEELMLKSLPLRPGVENFIDDACNKGIPVIILASYSKSGDKIARSIVQRLGHERLSKIKVIGNEEVEKSLYGQLVFGKAMTSSLDEQLAKEARKAASAEKQRIAKEVASILKVSVDIDTSSSESLEKIVAALRAGAEIAGIPVYKCILIAGSKSGVAGAEQIGMPRVVLRSSFTSRAEFPSANAIMDGFGGADLTISKLCQKRWS comes from the exons ATGGAAACCGCTTCTTGTTCAATCCTTTACACTCTCCGCTTTTCAGCCAACACAATGACTGCAAGTATGAACAACAACAAGTTGTACTACGAAACATCACTTCCTAGAAACCGTCTTTGTCTGCTTCCTTCTTTTCCCTCTGCTTTCCCAAGAAACTTTAACTTTCGTGGAAAAAACCTGCAATTGAATGGCTTTGCTGCTTTCAGCTCACCCTCTAGTGCCCAAAACCAAAACCCATCTCAGGAACTAGCTGTTCTTCTTGAAGTTGATGG GGTCCTTATGGATGCATATCGATTGGGTAATCGCCAAGCCTTCAATCTAG CATTTCAAAAGCTTGGGCTTGACTGTGCAAACTGGACTGAACCTGTCTATTCAGATCTTCTAAG GAGGAGTGCTGATAATGAAGAAAGGATGCTGATGTTATATTTTAACCGG ATTGGGTGGCCTACTTCCTTGCCCACAAGTGAGAAGGAGGCATTTGTGAAAAGTGTATTGCGAGAGAAG AAAATTGCACTGGAGGAACTGATGTTGAAAAGTTTACCTTTACGACCTGGAGTTGAGAA TTTTATCGATGATGCATGCAACAAAGGAATACCTGTGATCATCTTAGCATCCTACAGTAAAAGTGGGGATAAAATTGCTCG ATCTATAGTTCAAAGGCTTGGTCATGAACGACtctcaaaaataaaagtcaTTGGGAATGAGGAAGTAGAAAAGAGTTTATATGGTCAACTTGTATTTGGTAAAGCAATGACTTCTTCTTTGGATGAGCAACTAGCTAAGGAAGCAAGAAAAGCAG CTTCTGCTGAGAAACAAAGAATAGCAAAGGAGGTTGCATCCATACTGAAAGTGAGTGTTGACATTGATACCAGCTCATCTGAGAG CTTAGAGAAGATTGTAGCTGCATTACGTGCAGGGGCAGAAATTGCTGGGATCCCGGTCTACAAATGCATCCTTATTGCAGGAAGCAAATCTGGAGTTGCTGGAGCTGAGCAGATAGGCATGCCTCGTGTTGTGCTGCGGAGCAG TTTCACATCTAGAGCTGAGTTCCCTTCAGCCAATGCTATAATGGATGGGTTTGGAGGTGCAGATCTAACTATCTCTAAACTATGCCAAAAGCGATGGTCATAA
- the LOC18596372 gene encoding haloacid dehalogenase-like hydrolase domain-containing protein At3g48420 isoform X2 produces the protein METASCSILYTLRFSANTMTASMNNNKLYYETSLPRNRLCLLPSFPSAFPRNFNFRGKNLQLNGFAAFSSPSSAQNQNPSQELAVLLEVDGVLMDAYRLGNRQAFNLAFQKLGLDCANWTEPVYSDLLRRSADNEERMLMLYFNRIGWPTSLPTSEKEAFVKSVLREKKIALEELMLKSLPLRPGVENFIDDACNKGIPVIILASYSKSGDKIARSIVQRLGHERLSKIKVIGNEEVEKSLYGQLVFGKAMTSSLDEQLAKEARKAASAEKQRIAKEVASILKVSVDIDTSSSESLEKIVAALRAGAEIAGIPVYKCILIAGSKSGVAGAEQIGMPRVVLRSR, from the exons ATGGAAACCGCTTCTTGTTCAATCCTTTACACTCTCCGCTTTTCAGCCAACACAATGACTGCAAGTATGAACAACAACAAGTTGTACTACGAAACATCACTTCCTAGAAACCGTCTTTGTCTGCTTCCTTCTTTTCCCTCTGCTTTCCCAAGAAACTTTAACTTTCGTGGAAAAAACCTGCAATTGAATGGCTTTGCTGCTTTCAGCTCACCCTCTAGTGCCCAAAACCAAAACCCATCTCAGGAACTAGCTGTTCTTCTTGAAGTTGATGG GGTCCTTATGGATGCATATCGATTGGGTAATCGCCAAGCCTTCAATCTAG CATTTCAAAAGCTTGGGCTTGACTGTGCAAACTGGACTGAACCTGTCTATTCAGATCTTCTAAG GAGGAGTGCTGATAATGAAGAAAGGATGCTGATGTTATATTTTAACCGG ATTGGGTGGCCTACTTCCTTGCCCACAAGTGAGAAGGAGGCATTTGTGAAAAGTGTATTGCGAGAGAAG AAAATTGCACTGGAGGAACTGATGTTGAAAAGTTTACCTTTACGACCTGGAGTTGAGAA TTTTATCGATGATGCATGCAACAAAGGAATACCTGTGATCATCTTAGCATCCTACAGTAAAAGTGGGGATAAAATTGCTCG ATCTATAGTTCAAAGGCTTGGTCATGAACGACtctcaaaaataaaagtcaTTGGGAATGAGGAAGTAGAAAAGAGTTTATATGGTCAACTTGTATTTGGTAAAGCAATGACTTCTTCTTTGGATGAGCAACTAGCTAAGGAAGCAAGAAAAGCAG CTTCTGCTGAGAAACAAAGAATAGCAAAGGAGGTTGCATCCATACTGAAAGTGAGTGTTGACATTGATACCAGCTCATCTGAGAG CTTAGAGAAGATTGTAGCTGCATTACGTGCAGGGGCAGAAATTGCTGGGATCCCGGTCTACAAATGCATCCTTATTGCAGGAAGCAAATCTGGAGTTGCTGGAGCTGAGCAGATAGGCATGCCTCGTGTTGTGCTGCGGAGCAGGTAA
- the LOC18596372 gene encoding haloacid dehalogenase-like hydrolase domain-containing protein At3g48420 isoform X3 has protein sequence MSIAQKDLTFQKLGLDCANWTEPVYSDLLRRSADNEERMLMLYFNRIGWPTSLPTSEKEAFVKSVLREKKIALEELMLKSLPLRPGVENFIDDACNKGIPVIILASYSKSGDKIARSIVQRLGHERLSKIKVIGNEEVEKSLYGQLVFGKAMTSSLDEQLAKEARKAASAEKQRIAKEVASILKVSVDIDTSSSESLEKIVAALRAGAEIAGIPVYKCILIAGSKSGVAGAEQIGMPRVVLRSSFTSRAEFPSANAIMDGFGGADLTISKLCQKRWS, from the exons ATGTCTATTGCGCAAAAGGATCTAA CATTTCAAAAGCTTGGGCTTGACTGTGCAAACTGGACTGAACCTGTCTATTCAGATCTTCTAAG GAGGAGTGCTGATAATGAAGAAAGGATGCTGATGTTATATTTTAACCGG ATTGGGTGGCCTACTTCCTTGCCCACAAGTGAGAAGGAGGCATTTGTGAAAAGTGTATTGCGAGAGAAG AAAATTGCACTGGAGGAACTGATGTTGAAAAGTTTACCTTTACGACCTGGAGTTGAGAA TTTTATCGATGATGCATGCAACAAAGGAATACCTGTGATCATCTTAGCATCCTACAGTAAAAGTGGGGATAAAATTGCTCG ATCTATAGTTCAAAGGCTTGGTCATGAACGACtctcaaaaataaaagtcaTTGGGAATGAGGAAGTAGAAAAGAGTTTATATGGTCAACTTGTATTTGGTAAAGCAATGACTTCTTCTTTGGATGAGCAACTAGCTAAGGAAGCAAGAAAAGCAG CTTCTGCTGAGAAACAAAGAATAGCAAAGGAGGTTGCATCCATACTGAAAGTGAGTGTTGACATTGATACCAGCTCATCTGAGAG CTTAGAGAAGATTGTAGCTGCATTACGTGCAGGGGCAGAAATTGCTGGGATCCCGGTCTACAAATGCATCCTTATTGCAGGAAGCAAATCTGGAGTTGCTGGAGCTGAGCAGATAGGCATGCCTCGTGTTGTGCTGCGGAGCAG TTTCACATCTAGAGCTGAGTTCCCTTCAGCCAATGCTATAATGGATGGGTTTGGAGGTGCAGATCTAACTATCTCTAAACTATGCCAAAAGCGATGGTCATAA
- the LOC18596373 gene encoding protein ROOT HAIR DEFECTIVE 3 homolog 2 isoform X4: protein MNRWCHDIGREHAANKPLLKTVFQVMMRLFSPRKTTLLFVIRDKTKTPLEYLEPILREDIQKIWNAVRKPEAHKDTPLSEFFNVEVTALSSYEEKEELFKEQVTELRQRFFNSISPGGLAGDRRGVVPASGFSFSAQRIWKVIKENKDLDLPAHKVMVATVRCEEIANEKLHRLSSDEDWLALEQAGQSGPVSGFGRKLSSILETYFSEYDMETIYFDEGVRNAKRKQLESKALDCVHPAYLNLLGNLRVKALENFKSRLEQMLNKGEGFAASAHTCIKSCMLEFDQGCADAAIRQADWDASKVRDKLRRDIDAHTSSVQNAKLSELMASYEKQLSQALSEPVESLFDAAGIDTWASIRKLLKRETETAASEFSTAISSFELDQPTNEKMLQDLSNYARNVVEKKAREEAGKVLIRMKDRFSTVFSHDNDSMPRVWTGKEDIRTITKDARTASLRLLSVMAAIRLDEKPDKIESILFSTLMDGSLAVASSQQRSISTSSDPLASSTWEEVSPNNTLITPVQCKSLWRQFKAETEYTVTQAISAQEAYKRTNNWLPPPWAIVAMVVLGFNEFMLLLRNPLYLMLLFVAYLLSKAMWVQMDVGGQFQHGTVRKRLAGLISISSRFLPTVVNLLRRLAEEAQGHQTAEAPRQQPSMAFQSFRNQSQLNPTSSIPESSVSSSVSASDGGIEYSSPNLTQRRSTKVQEAELS, encoded by the exons ATGAATAG GTGGTGTCATGATATTGGTCGGGAGCATGCTGCCAACAAACCTCTTTTGAAAACAGTTTTTCAG GTTATGATGCGATTATTCAGCCCCCGGAAAACAACATTGCTATTTGTTATACGTGATAAAACAAAG ACTCCTCTTGAATATTTGGAGCCTATTCTAAGGGAAGATATTCAAAAG ATATGGAATGCAGTTCGTAAACCTGAGGCCCATAAAGATACACCCCTCAGTGAATTCTTTAAT GTGGAGGTTACTGCTTTATCAAGctatgaagaaaaagaggagcTATTCAAAGAGCAG GTCACTGAACTAAGACAACGGTTTTTCAATTCTATTTCTCCAGGAGGACTTGCTGGTGATAGACGGGGTGTTGTCCCTGCCTCTGGATTCTCTTTTAGCGCACAGCGGATATGGAAAGTTATAAAAGAGAACAAGGATCTGGATCTTCCTGCTCACAAG GTAATGGTTGCCACAGTTCGTTGTGAAGAGATTGCCAATGAGAAGCTCCATCGCCTATCCTCTGATGAG GATTGGTTAGCATTGGAACAAGCTGGTCAGTCTGGGCCTGTCTCTGGTTTTGGGAGAAAGCTGAGCTCTATCCTAGAAACCTACTTTTCAGA ATATGACATGGAGACAATCTACTTTGATGAAGGTGTAAGAAATGCAAAACGAAAACAACTGGAGTCCAAAGCTTTGGAT TGTGTGCATCCTGCTTATCTTAACCTGTTGGGAAATTTACGCGTCAAAgcacttgaaaattttaagtcTAGACTGGAACAGATGCTGAATAAAGGAGAGGGATTTGCAGCTTCTGCTCATACATGTATCAAGTCTTGTATGCTAGAATTTGACCAAGGATGTGCAG ATGCTGCCATCAGACAGGCTGATTGGGATGCTTCTAAAGTTAGGGATAAACTTCGCCGTGATATTGATGCCCACACATCATCTGTTCAAAATGCAAAATTGTCAGAATTGATGGCCAGCTATGAg AAACAACTTAGTCAAGCACTATCTGAACCAGTGGAGTCTCTATTTGATGCTGCTGGAATAGACACCTGGGCTTCTATAAGAAAGCTTCTTAAACGTGAGACTGAGACTGCTGCATCAGAGTTTTCAACTGCCATTTCTAGTTTTGAGTTAGACCAACCGACAAATGAGAAAATGCTGCAAGATTTGAGCAATTATGCGAGAAATGTGGTGGAGAAGAAGGCAAGAGAAGAAGCTGGAAAAGTTCTGATCCGCATGAAAGATAG GTTCTCAACTGTCTTCAGTCATGACAATGATTCAATGCCAAGAGTTTGGACTGGAAAAGAAGATATTAGAACAATTACGAAGGATGCTCGTACTGCG TCTCTGAGGCTGTTATCTGTAATGGCTGCCATTAGGTTGGATGAGAAACCGGATAAAATTGAAAGCATACTGTTTTCCACCCTAATGGATGGAAGTTTGGCTGTTGCATCTTCACAACAAAGAAGTATATCAACTTCTTCAGACCCTCTTGCCTCTAGCACGTGGGAGGAG GTTTCTCCAAATAATACCCTGATTACACCAGTGCAATGCAAGTCACTGTGGAGACAGTTCAAAGCAGAGACTGAGTATACAGTTACACAAGCTATTTCAGCACAG GAGGCTTATAAGCGAACTAACAACTGGTTACCTCCTCCATGGGCCATTGTGGCAATGGTTGTTCTTGGATTTAATGAATTCATGCTCCTTCTAAG GAATCCTCTCTATCTCATGCTTCTTTTTGTTGCATATTTACTCTCAAAAGCCATGTGGGTACAGATGGATGTTGGAGGGCAGTTTCAACATGGCACTGTAAGAAAGAGA CTGGCTGGGTTGATCTCTATTTCATCAAGGTTTCTTCCCACTGTTGTGAATCTTCTAAGGCGACTTGCTGAAGAGGCTCAGGGCCATCAAACTGCTGAGGCCCCCAGGCAACAACCATCAATGGCCTTTCAGAGTTTCAGGAATCAAAGTCAGCTAAATCCAACGAGCTCAATTCCAGAGTCATCTGTATCATCCAGTGTTTCAGCTTCTGATGGTGGTATTGAGTACTCAAGCCCTAACTTAACGCAGAGAAGAAGTACAAAAGTTCAAGAAGCAGAGCTTTCTTAA